CCGGTCCTCAATCATTGCAGACCGGCCCGGGAGCACTGATATTGTTGAGAGATTTGGCGATTCGCTCTCTCTAAAACCGGTATCTGAAACCCGCGCCGACCAGATTGGAGCCGCCGGACACGCCGTCAAACAGACCGAACACCCCGGAACGGTGATGCACCCTCAGAAAATAGTCCCAACGAGGATGTTGCGGCAGGCAAAAAGCCAGCTCGAACAGCAGGTAGTTCAATAATTGCGAGGTCCGGCCATGTTTTTCAACCTCGATGGCCGGGTCGCGCGTGGCATAGGACAGCCCTTCACCGACGGCGAAACTGGTATCCAGGTAGCGGTCCCAGGGGAAAGGCAGCCAGCGAAGCACCACCAGGGCGTTGACTTCGAAATGATTCATCAGGTCGAAGTGTTTGACGAGCTGCCCCTCGGCCTCCAGACGCAGATAGTGTCGGTAGCCGGTCAGTTCCCGGCCGACAAGCAGGGCCGCGGCGTAGGAATCGGCGTATTCGCGGTCGGACAAAACCTCCCGGAGCGTATCGTACACCGCCCTGCCGCCGTAAAAGCCGAGGGACCAGTCCGCCTCACCGTGCGCGGTTCCCCCACCGAAAAAAACCAGCAAGACTCCCAACGACAGAACCACCCTTCTCATAGGCACGCGCATCATGCTCCTTTCTGGCGATAGCGGATCCCCGCTTTGCACATAAATGGTAGAGCCAAAAAACCGGACATAGCCAAACCGGCAGACCACACTGCGTTCATCATCCATGGCAGCATCGGTTGACAGAAACCCGCCAGGAGCGCCACGGGCGGGGAGCATCCCACCACCGGCAAACCGAAATTGCACGATAGCCTTATTTTACACCAATGCTCATGCGGTGGAATACCGATCGATTGATGGGCCTACCGGCGGCTCGAAATTTTTTTCGGAGAGGGCCAGTTGTCAGATGCGACGTTCCGCAGGGAGAGCCTACGTTGCCTCGTGCCTGACCGTAACCGAACGCTGCATCGCCCACCCCTCACACACCCTGTAGAAAAAAATTGACGGGGAGGAATCAAAGGCCTACAAAGGATACTAATAATATTTTTCCATGGAATAACTCATGATCACGAAAATTCCTGAAATGCTGTCGGTATTTTACCGACCGGCGAACGGCACCCTTCCCGGAGACCGTGCCAGAAATACGCAGCCGTCAAACCTTACAGGAACATGGGAAGAGAAGTTCTTCAAAAGTGGAGGAAGCGAAGTTCCGGAAGACTGTTTCTTATCAGCGAGGTGGGCATGCGAAACGTTCTAAAAAAAGGGAAAATCCGGCTTTTCAAAAAAAACAAATGGTTGCTGTTTGCTTCAGTATTCCTATTGCTTTTATCGCATGCAGGGCTGGTGAGCGGAGGCGATCTTTTGGTAACGGGCAGCGACACCTTCGCCTATCCAAGATCGAGGATCCCAGAGCCGATTTCCCCCATGGGTACGGTTATAACCAACTTCACGAACTATTCCGCGGCCACCTTTCCCTGTGTCACGGGGGTTTTCTATGTATCGCAAGCTGCAGACTATACGGCCAACCTGCGATCTACCATTGCCAATGGCATCTATATTTCCCTTGGCCCCTTTGTCCCCTCCGCCACGAGCGCCCCTTCCACCCCGCTGTCCGATGTCATGTATTTCATCCAGAACGGAAACAACACGACGCTTTCAAATATCGACCTGCAAGCTGGAACCCTGTATTCATACATTTTGGTTTATAACGGGTCTCTTTCAGCGTCATTTGCATTCACTTTATCGGGGCTGGGGGATATTCACGTTCCAGGTTCGGATGAGGCCAGATTTCTCACCCACCTGCTTCCGGCCGTCCGCGATATCCTGACGACCAATGTTCGCCTGATTGGTCAAAGGCAGGACCTGAACAGAGGTCTGGCTTCCGGCGATGAGTTTCTCGGCAATGGCCACCTCTGGATGAAACCCTTTGGCTCGTGGGCCGATCAGGGCGACCGGAATGGCGTGGCTGGTTACAGCGCCGACACAACGGGCCTCGCTATCGGCGTGGAGGGCGACGTGGCCACATCGCTGAATATCGGTGGCGCTTTCATGTACGCCAGGAGTGACATCGACAGCGATGACAGCATGGCAAAGCAAGGCGTGGATGTCGATCTGTATCAGGCTGTGGTATACGGCAGCTATTTATTCGACGATCGTTCCTTCATCGATTTCCAGGTTGGCGCAGGCCAACATAAAAACAAGGGGTATCGGCAGGTCGTATTTT
This portion of the Syntrophotalea acetylenica genome encodes:
- a CDS encoding autotransporter outer membrane beta-barrel domain-containing protein, which translates into the protein MRNVLKKGKIRLFKKNKWLLFASVFLLLLSHAGLVSGGDLLVTGSDTFAYPRSRIPEPISPMGTVITNFTNYSAATFPCVTGVFYVSQAADYTANLRSTIANGIYISLGPFVPSATSAPSTPLSDVMYFIQNGNNTTLSNIDLQAGTLYSYILVYNGSLSASFAFTLSGLGDIHVPGSDEARFLTHLLPAVRDILTTNVRLIGQRQDLNRGLASGDEFLGNGHLWMKPFGSWADQGDRNGVAGYSADTTGLAIGVEGDVATSLNIGGAFMYARSDIDSDDSMAKQGVDVDLYQAVVYGSYLFDDRSFIDFQVGAGQHKNKGYRQVVFFPDFAASDYDGRSYHLGAALGRVFPLSSQTRFVPSIRADYLWIENDGYHETGAGSLNMTVRSNRAEALIVGIDGKLVHQLNPRMSLVGDLGVGYDTLSHRESVTTVFAGISDAPFITDGIDPEPWVGHAGLGAIYRIKDRLDINARYDVDYREHFFNQTASMNLRWMF